One genomic region from Hirundo rustica isolate bHirRus1 chromosome 5, bHirRus1.pri.v3, whole genome shotgun sequence encodes:
- the LOC120752950 gene encoding alcohol dehydrogenase class-3 yields the protein MASGVIKCKAAVAWEAGKPLSIEEVEVAPPKAHEVRIKIIATAVCHTDAYTLSGADPEGCFPVILGHEGAGIVESVGEGVTKVKKGDTVIPLYIPQCGECKFCKNPKTNLCQKIRITQGKGLMPDGTSRFTCKGKQIYHFMGTSTFSEYTVVAGISVAKIDAAAPLDKVCLLGCGVSTGYGAAVNTAKVEPGSTCAVFGLGGVGLAVIMGCKIAGASRIIGIDINKDKYARAKEFGATECISPQDSKKSIQEVLIEMTDGGVDYSFECIGNVGVMRAALEACHKGWGVSVIVGVAAAGQEISTRPFQLVTGRTWKGTAFGGWKSVDNVPKLVTEYMSKKIKLDEFVTHTLPFDKINEAFELMHSGKSIRTVLKF from the exons ATGGCGAGCGGG GTTATTAAATGCAAGGCTGCTGTTGCCTGGGAGGCAGGTAAACCTCTCTCTATTGAGGAGGTGGAGGTTGCTCCACCAAAAGCTCATGAAGTTCGTATCAAG ATAATTGCCACTGCTGTCTGTCACACTGATGCCTATACTCTGAGTGGTGCTGATCCTGAAGGATGTTTCCCTGTGATCCTGGGACATGAAGGAGCAGGAATTGTAGAGAGTGTTGGGGAAGGAGTAACAAAAGTAAAGAAGG gggACACTGTTATCCCTCTATACATCCCTCAGTGTGGAGAGTGCAAGTTCTGTAAGAATCCTAAAACAAACCTGTGCCAGAAGATAAG AATCACTCAAGGGAAGGGACTCATGCCTGATGGTACCAGCAGATTCACTTGCAAGGGAAAGCAGATTTACCACTTTATGGGGACCAGCACCTTCTCCGAGTACACTGTGGTGGCTGGTATCTCCGTAGCCAAGATAGAtgctgcagcacctctggaTAAAGTGtgcctgctgggctgtggcGTCTCCACGGGCTATGGGGCTGCTGTCAACACTGCTAAG GTGGAGCCTGGCTCTACATGTGCCGTGTTTGGTTTGGGAGGAGTTGGGCTGGCGGTTATTATGGGCTGCAAAATAGCAGGAGCATCCCGGATCATTGGCATCGATATTAACAAGGATAAGTATGCCAGAGCCAAAGAGTTTGGAGCTACTGAGTGCATCAGCCCTCAAGACTCCAAGAAGTCCATCCAGGAGGTTCTGATTGAGATGACCGATGGTGGTGTGGACTACTCATTTGAGTGCATCGGAAATGTCGGAGTCATG AGGGCTGCCTTGGAAGCCTGCCACAAAGGCTGGGGAGTCAGTGTGATAGTTggagtggctgctgctggccaggagATCTCCACACGGCCATTCCAGCTAGTAACTGGGCGGACATGGAAAGGGACCGCGTTTGGAG gcTGGAAGAGTGTAGACAATGTACCGAAACTGGTGACTGAATACATGTCCAAAAAGATCAAGCTTGATGAATTTGTGACTCACACGCTGCCTTTTGACAAAATTAACGAGGCTTTTGAACTGATGCATTCAGGAAAAAG cattCGAACTGTCTTAAAATTTTAG